The following nucleotide sequence is from Deltaproteobacteria bacterium.
GGAACTCGGCAAGTCACTCTTCAAGATCCTGATCGTGGGATGGGCCGCTTTTTCAACCCTGAAAGAGGAGTTTTCACATCTCCTCCCCCTCCTTTACGAAGACAAGATCCAGATCCTCACCGCCCTGGGCAGCGCCAGCCTGAAGGTCACCGTTCGATGCTGTTGGGTCATCGCGATCCTGGCCATCCTGGACTATCTTTATCAGAGATGGGAATTCGAACAAAAGCTTAAGATGACCAAGCAGGAAGTAAAGGAGGAGTTTAAGCAGACGGAAGGGGATCCCCAGATAAAGGCCAAGATACGGGCGGCCCAGCGGGAGATGGCCAGAAGGAGGATGATGGAAGAGGTTCCCAAGGCCGACGTGGTCATCACCAACCCCACCCACCTGGCCGTAGCCCTGAGGTATGAAGAAGGGAAGATGACCGCACCGGCTGTGGTGGCCAAGGGGGCCAACAGGATTGCTCACCGGATCCGGGAAGTGGCCGAGGAGAACGGGGTCCCGGTCGTGGAGAACAAACCCCTGGCACAGAACTTGTATAAATTAGAGTTGGGCGAGGAAATTCCATCGGAATTTTACCAGGCTGTGGCGGAGATCCTTGCCTACGTATATAGCCTGAAAAAACGAAAGACAGGGACCTGAACGGAACAATGATGGACGCAGTCAAGATCCCATGGCGGCAATTGGCCTTAGGCGCCAATATCGATATAGGAATATCCCTGGGCGTGGTGGGGATCCTCATGGTGATGATTATCCCATTACCGACGTCCATGTTGGACATCCTGCTGGCGTTCAACATCACCCTGAGCGTCATGATCCTCCTGCTCACCATCTATTCCGCCCGTCCCCTGGATTTTTCCGTGTTTCCGACCCTGTTGCTGGTAACGACCCTGTTCCGGCTCTCCCTCAATATCGCCTCGACCCGGCTCATACTCCTCAACGGCCATGCCGGGCCCTCGGCGGCCGGGAAGATCATCAAGAGTTTCGGATCCTTTGTCGTGGGCGGGAACCCGACCGTCGGCCTGGTGGTCTTTGTCATCCTGGTGGTCATCAATTTCGTGGTCATTACCAAGGGTTCCGGACGTATCGCCGAGGTGGCGGCCCGGTTCACCCTGGACGCCATGCCGGGAAAACAGATGAGCATCGACGCGGATCTCAATGCAGGCCTTATAGACGAGGATGAGGCCAGGGCCCGGAGAGCGGAGATCTCGAAAGAGGCGGAGTTTTACGGGGCGATGGACGGCGCCAGCAAATTCGTCCGTGGAGACGCCATTGCCGGAATCCTCATCACCATCGTGAACATCATCGGGGGCCTGGTTATCGGCGTGCTCCAGAAAGGCCTCGATGTTTCCACCGCTGTGCAGAATTATACCCTTCTCACCATCGGTGACGGTCTGGTGTCCCAAATCCCGGCTCTGGTCATCTCTACGGGAGCAGGTATTCTGGTAAGCCGCGCGGCCTCTGAAGGCAACATGGGGTCCGACCTGGCCCACCAGTTCGGGGTCCAACCCAGGGCCCTCAAGATCGCCTCGGCGGTAATCTTTCTTTTCGCCTTGGCCCCCGGCATGCCGGCCGTCCCCTTCATGATACTCTCCGGAGTGCTCTATTTCGTCTCCAGGACCCTTACGGCCAAAGAGGAAGAAGCGCCGGAAGAAACAGAGGCTCCGGCCGAGGAGGGGAGCGGGGAATTCGGCCCCGAAGAGGTGGAACGTCTCCTGCCCCTGGATGTCCTGGAACTGGAGATCGGTTACGGACTGATCCCCTTGGTGGACAACAAGAAGCCGGGCAATCTCCTGGACCGCATTCGGTCCCTGAGGCGGCAGTTCGCCCTCGAGCTGGGGCTGATCATGCCCTCCCTTCATATCCGGGACAACCTGGAATTGAAACCCAATGAATATGCCATCTGCATCCGCGGGAACCAGGTGGCCCGCGGAGAGCTGGTCATGGATCACGTCCTGGCCATCGATCCGGGAGACGTAAAGGTCAAGGTGGAAGGGATTCCCACCAAGGATCCGGCCTTCGGCCTCAAGGCCCTGTGGCTGCCTTCTGAGAAAAAGTCGGACGCCGAACTGGCCGGTTATACCGTCGTGGAC
It contains:
- the flhB gene encoding flagellar biosynthesis protein FlhB, which produces MADQNFQDKTEPATPKRREEARKKGEVAKSRELASIAVLGAGVLYLYFGTRSLTLNMGHIIERTFQGIAGGIYTDQGLVDFATRSLKDFLWLVLPLMLALSVVALAVNLAQTGFLWTVEPLAPKASKIDPVKGLTQIFSKRSLVELGKSLFKILIVGWAAFSTLKEEFSHLLPLLYEDKIQILTALGSASLKVTVRCCWVIAILAILDYLYQRWEFEQKLKMTKQEVKEEFKQTEGDPQIKAKIRAAQREMARRRMMEEVPKADVVITNPTHLAVALRYEEGKMTAPAVVAKGANRIAHRIREVAEENGVPVVENKPLAQNLYKLELGEEIPSEFYQAVAEILAYVYSLKKRKTGT
- the flhA gene encoding flagellar biosynthesis protein FlhA; this encodes MMDAVKIPWRQLALGANIDIGISLGVVGILMVMIIPLPTSMLDILLAFNITLSVMILLLTIYSARPLDFSVFPTLLLVTTLFRLSLNIASTRLILLNGHAGPSAAGKIIKSFGSFVVGGNPTVGLVVFVILVVINFVVITKGSGRIAEVAARFTLDAMPGKQMSIDADLNAGLIDEDEARARRAEISKEAEFYGAMDGASKFVRGDAIAGILITIVNIIGGLVIGVLQKGLDVSTAVQNYTLLTIGDGLVSQIPALVISTGAGILVSRAASEGNMGSDLAHQFGVQPRALKIASAVIFLFALAPGMPAVPFMILSGVLYFVSRTLTAKEEEAPEETEAPAEEGSGEFGPEEVERLLPLDVLELEIGYGLIPLVDNKKPGNLLDRIRSLRRQFALELGLIMPSLHIRDNLELKPNEYAICIRGNQVARGELVMDHVLAIDPGDVKVKVEGIPTKDPAFGLKALWLPSEKKSDAELAGYTVVDLPSVLTTHLSEIVRQYGYEFLGRQEVQRLLDNLSKTHPKVVEELVPSLLSLGGVQKILQNLVREQVSIRDLLTILETLADYAPMTKDTDLLTEYVRQRLARTLTKPYVDADNVLKVLSVSMDLEEVVAGGINQTEYGSYLALEPNQAQAITANIKEALARAATVAEQPVLLCSTTIRRHLKKLCERFQIAAVVLSHNEIPSGLEVQSIGEVSLKR